One part of the Rutidosis leptorrhynchoides isolate AG116_Rl617_1_P2 chromosome 1, CSIRO_AGI_Rlap_v1, whole genome shotgun sequence genome encodes these proteins:
- the LOC139873643 gene encoding bifunctional protein FolD 4, chloroplastic-like isoform X2 → MASMHTNATTMYFTNCSSSSSSTARLLHFSTTKLHKFSNSISHFHRQINLHQYRTSNPKFPKSILTHSSSSSSSSSSTVEVKSEASAKVIDGKRVAKDIREEVAVEISKMKNEIGIVPGLAVILVGDRKDSATYVRNKKKACDTVGINSYEVRLAEDSTEEEVLDHISKFNDDPSVHGILVQLPLPSHMNEQNVLNAVCIEKDVDGFHPLNIGRLAMRGREPLFVPCTPKGCIELLHRYEIPVKGKRAVVIGRSNIVGMPAALLLQREDATVSIVHSRTKNPEEITRQADIIISAVGQPNMVRGSWVKPGAVLVDVGINAIEDSESPRGYRLVGDICYEEASKVASAITPVPGGVGPMTIAMLLSNTLLSAKRIHNFR, encoded by the exons ATGGCTTCAATGCATACAAATGCAACTACTATGTATTTCACCaattgttcatcatcatcttcatcaacagcTCGTCTCCTTCACTTTTCTACCACTAAACTTCACAAATTTTCAAACTCCATTTCTCATTTTCACCGCCAAATAAATCTTCATCAATATCGCACTTCAAACCCTAAATTCCCCAAAAGTATCCTCactcactcttcatcatcatcatcatcatcatcatcaa CTGTAGAGGTAAAAAGTGAGGCGTCTGCGAAGGTTATTGACGGAAAGCGTGTTGCGAAAGATATAAGGGAGGAAGTTGCTGTGGAGATTTCTAAAATGAAGAATGAGATTGGGATCGTACCTGGTTTGGCGGTTATCCTCGTTGGTGATAGGAAGGATTCCGCAACGTATGTACGTAATAAAAAGAAAGCGTGTGATACGGTCGGAATTAATTCTTATGAAGTGCGGTTGGCTGAAGATTCCACTGAAGAAGAGGTTCTCGATCACATTTCGAAGTTTAACGATGATCCATCTGTTCATGGAATACTAGTTCAGTTACCTTTGCCTTCT CATATGAATGAGCAAAACGTCTTGAATGCTGTGTGTATTGAGAAAGATGTTGATGGATTCCACCCTTTGAATATTGGTCGGCTAGCAATGCGAGGGAGAGAACCGTTGTTTGTTCCGTGCACACCGAAAGGATGCATCGAGTTGTTGCATAGATATGAGATTCCTGTTAAAGGGAAGCGAGCAGTTGTGATTGGTCGGAGCAACATTGTTGGAATGCCTGCTGCTCTTTTACTTCAG AGAGAAGATGCTACCGTTAGTATAGTGCACTCAAGAACGAAGAATCCAGAAGAGATAACTAGACAAGCTGATATCATCATATCAGCTGTGGGCCAACCAAATATGGTCAGGGGTAGCTGGGTCAAACCTGGTGCCGTTTTAGTTGATGTTGGGATCAATGCAATTGAG GATTCGGAAAGCCCTAGAGGGTATCGGTTGGTTGGGGACATCTGTTACGAGGAAGCAAGCAAGGTTGCTTCAGCTATTACTCCAGTTCCTGGTGGAGTGGGCCCAATGACGATTGCCATGCTACTCTCCAACACTCTTTTATCTGCCAAACGAATCCATAATTTCAGGTAA
- the LOC139873643 gene encoding bifunctional protein FolD 4, chloroplastic-like isoform X1: MASMHTNATTMYFTNCSSSSSSTARLLHFSTTKLHKFSNSISHFHRQINLHQYRTSNPKFPKSILTHSSSSSSSSSSSNAVEVKSEASAKVIDGKRVAKDIREEVAVEISKMKNEIGIVPGLAVILVGDRKDSATYVRNKKKACDTVGINSYEVRLAEDSTEEEVLDHISKFNDDPSVHGILVQLPLPSHMNEQNVLNAVCIEKDVDGFHPLNIGRLAMRGREPLFVPCTPKGCIELLHRYEIPVKGKRAVVIGRSNIVGMPAALLLQREDATVSIVHSRTKNPEEITRQADIIISAVGQPNMVRGSWVKPGAVLVDVGINAIEDSESPRGYRLVGDICYEEASKVASAITPVPGGVGPMTIAMLLSNTLLSAKRIHNFR; this comes from the exons ATGGCTTCAATGCATACAAATGCAACTACTATGTATTTCACCaattgttcatcatcatcttcatcaacagcTCGTCTCCTTCACTTTTCTACCACTAAACTTCACAAATTTTCAAACTCCATTTCTCATTTTCACCGCCAAATAAATCTTCATCAATATCGCACTTCAAACCCTAAATTCCCCAAAAGTATCCTCactcactcttcatcatcatcatcatcatcatcatcaagtaaTG CTGTAGAGGTAAAAAGTGAGGCGTCTGCGAAGGTTATTGACGGAAAGCGTGTTGCGAAAGATATAAGGGAGGAAGTTGCTGTGGAGATTTCTAAAATGAAGAATGAGATTGGGATCGTACCTGGTTTGGCGGTTATCCTCGTTGGTGATAGGAAGGATTCCGCAACGTATGTACGTAATAAAAAGAAAGCGTGTGATACGGTCGGAATTAATTCTTATGAAGTGCGGTTGGCTGAAGATTCCACTGAAGAAGAGGTTCTCGATCACATTTCGAAGTTTAACGATGATCCATCTGTTCATGGAATACTAGTTCAGTTACCTTTGCCTTCT CATATGAATGAGCAAAACGTCTTGAATGCTGTGTGTATTGAGAAAGATGTTGATGGATTCCACCCTTTGAATATTGGTCGGCTAGCAATGCGAGGGAGAGAACCGTTGTTTGTTCCGTGCACACCGAAAGGATGCATCGAGTTGTTGCATAGATATGAGATTCCTGTTAAAGGGAAGCGAGCAGTTGTGATTGGTCGGAGCAACATTGTTGGAATGCCTGCTGCTCTTTTACTTCAG AGAGAAGATGCTACCGTTAGTATAGTGCACTCAAGAACGAAGAATCCAGAAGAGATAACTAGACAAGCTGATATCATCATATCAGCTGTGGGCCAACCAAATATGGTCAGGGGTAGCTGGGTCAAACCTGGTGCCGTTTTAGTTGATGTTGGGATCAATGCAATTGAG GATTCGGAAAGCCCTAGAGGGTATCGGTTGGTTGGGGACATCTGTTACGAGGAAGCAAGCAAGGTTGCTTCAGCTATTACTCCAGTTCCTGGTGGAGTGGGCCCAATGACGATTGCCATGCTACTCTCCAACACTCTTTTATCTGCCAAACGAATCCATAATTTCAGGTAA